DNA from Nitriliruptor alkaliphilus DSM 45188:
GAGCCGCTCGGCCTCGGTCCCCTCGTCGTGGTCACGCTCGGTGCGTTCGTGGTGGCCATCGTCGCCGTCGTGGCCCTCGACCGGCTCCTGCCGGGTCGTGGGCGCCGCGTCGTGCGGCTCGTGGGGCTCCTGCTGCTCGCGGCCTCTTTCATCCCGGTCCTCGGCAGCGACCAGCCGGGCGAGTCCCGCCTGGTGCTGTCGGTGCTCCACCTCGTGGTCGGCATCGCCGTCCTGCGCACGGTCGTCCGCGAGTGATCCGCCGCGCTCAACCGTGGTAGGTCGCCGTGACCACGCTGCCGGTCGCTGAGACCTGCCACCCCTCCCCCAGGTCCACGCCTCGGGCGACGGTGCGCGGCTGGAGGGCGGGGCGGGAGATCACGGCGGCGGCGAACCGTCCCTTGGCCACCTTGGTGCGGGCCGCGTTGGCGGGCCGTCCGTCGGGCCGCACGAAGGCGACCTCCACCACGTCGAGCGCGGCACGGACGCCCCGATCCCAGACACGGCGGTGCTCGGCCGGCAACAGGTCCCACACGCGCCGCCCCTCGCCGAGGTGGGCGAGGTGTCCGGCGAGCCGGGCCCGCCACAGCGGCCCGATCCCACCGATGCTCGGCAGGGTCGCACCGAACTCCACCCGGTAGTCCGGCACCGGCTCGTCGAGGGCGACGAGCCCGAGGAACGCGGAGACGATGCGCACGTCGACCTCGAGGGTCGTCGGGTCCAGCTCGGCCAGCCCTGCGTTGCCGTGGACGATCCCGGTGTAGCGGCGGTGGGCCGGGAGCGTCCGGGCACGCGGCAGCTCCGCCAGCAGCGAACGTGCGTCCGCGGCCTTGGCCACGCCGACCCCGGCCAGCCGAGCCACCGCCACGTCGTCCAGGCCCGACAGGTCACCGGTCACCGCGTCGAGGACCTCGCGACGCGCATCACCGAGCACGTGCTCCCGTGCCACGACATCGGCGTACACGGGCCCATCACCGCCCGCGGCCTTGCCCTTGGACGGTGGGAGGAGCAGCAACGGGCGCGCGTCGGTCACGGTGTCCCCTCGGAACG
Protein-coding regions in this window:
- a CDS encoding DUF6069 family protein; its protein translation is MDLASGRYPAVRWLTAVLVTTALVVAIRFGAALADVEVVVPDRAAGPPEPLGLGPLVVVTLGAFVVAIVAVVALDRLLPGRGRRVVRLVGLLLLAASFIPVLGSDQPGESRLVLSVLHLVVGIAVLRTVVRE
- the yaaA gene encoding peroxide stress protein YaaA gives rise to the protein MTDARPLLLLPPSKGKAAGGDGPVYADVVAREHVLGDARREVLDAVTGDLSGLDDVAVARLAGVGVAKAADARSLLAELPRARTLPAHRRYTGIVHGNAGLAELDPTTLEVDVRIVSAFLGLVALDEPVPDYRVEFGATLPSIGGIGPLWRARLAGHLAHLGEGRRVWDLLPAEHRRVWDRGVRAALDVVEVAFVRPDGRPANAARTKVAKGRFAAAVISRPALQPRTVARGVDLGEGWQVSATGSVVTATYHG